DNA from Triticum aestivum cultivar Chinese Spring chromosome 7D, IWGSC CS RefSeq v2.1, whole genome shotgun sequence:
GATTTTCGTGAGGTAGGTGAAATACACAAAAGGTAAACTGGGTTAATACTAGTATTCCTTCTACACCTCGAGTCCCTGAAAAGCGTTCCTCGAAAGTAATTGTTGTGATCTAGCATGTTCATGATTTCATGAGGCCTACAGGCtacaatactccctccgatccgaaTTAATTGACGCATTTTACATTGTATAGAGGCTGCGTGAATTaattggatcggagggagtaacagTTTTATTTCTTCAAATGTTGAAAATAACAGTGGATGCATAACTATGTGAAACTTCTTTTCTCTTGTCAGATTCTCTCCAGAAGGCGATtggaacaaacaaaacaacaatcaCAATTCTGTTCTTGTGCTTGATTAGATTTCCCACAAGCACAAGATAAATGAACTATTGAGCATTAGACAAATTGTGTGGTACTGGTAACTATGAAGGGAAGGACATAACCAGAATGCAATAGAAAGTTTACCACTTCATATTGTTGGTGCAGACAGCAACGATGGTGGGAAGTTGGTATATATGTGCATTCCGTACCTACCAAACCCGAAAGATCTGACACAAACCCTCTCAAGCTGCAGCGTCTTGATATCTATTGAAATGCATTCCTCGCCTGGCATATCCAGAGGTGGCAAAATGCTAGTAGAATCACTCACCGATGGTGATACATTCCGCCGGACTACATACTTTCCGAGGAGCAAGTACCTCTTGGATGCAGCTTTGATATAATGCCGGTGCCCAGAACCTATTGAGATTGTCTTGTCGATCTGCCACTGAGAACTCTCACCTTTGTTTCCCTTGACGTAATAACAGAGATCACCTGCAGTTTCATGAAAGATACCAAACATGCCCAGCCTGCCTTCTGCCTCCACAATGGCTATATTCAAAGCCCATTCTCCAGGTGGGAGGTCAGCAAAGGAGAACTCCATGGTCCGGGTGTCGAGCATGAGCAACTTGTTAATTGGGTTGAGTTCCCAGTAGAAGCAGTGGTAAGCGTAATGGCGCCTGAGAAGCGTATACCCAGTCGCTGAGATCAATCTGGTCAAATCGCCCGCGGTTTGCCACTGTCCAGTGCTCGAAGAGAAGACAATGGCGGCGGCCATAGTTTCACAATGTACCACCCAGATCACTCGGAATGTGGTCGCGGCGTCCTCATCGAGGGGGACCAGGAAAGGCTGGCACCAGGGGTTGAATACCACGTATGGGTGCGCCACCAAAGCGGCCAAGTCTTCAGGTAATGGGGGAAGCAGGATGTATCGCCGGTGTAAGGGGTCGCACACAGCGAGGTCCGCGAAGGGGGTGTGGCGGAGGAGGACGCGGCCGTCGCGGATGTCCTGAACGGCCCAACGGCCGGCCCGGCGGCAGTGGGGTGATGGGACGAAAGAGAAAGAGAAGTCGGCGGCGAGGGCGAGCGCCCGTGCGGCGGGCGCGGAGGGGTGGGGCGGAAGGGCGGGATGGAGCCTGTGGGAGTCGAAAAAGGCGAGGAATGGCGGGGGGTGGAGGCGGCGGAAGCGGCGGAGGAAGTGTCGGTCGGTGACGAGGCGGCGGAAGGTGACGCAGGTGGCGGAGGCGCGGGCGAGGTCCTCCGCAGCGGGCAGCCGGAGGAAGATCTCCTCCAGGAGGTGCTGGGGGAAATCCACCAGCGGCGAGGGCGAGGCCATTTCCCTGCCGGACGCGAGCAAGGTGGAGGAGGGAGAGTGGTTGGGGCCTTGGGGGTACGGGAGATCTAGGCTGTCGAGGCGGTGCCGGAGCGCGGAGGAGCCGGCCGCCGGAAACCCTTGACGCAGTGTGGAGGGAGCCAGTGATTTTCTCGTGTGCCGTCCAAATGGGCCTTGGCCAGTATGTTTCGTGTACCGGTCATCTTTGGGCCCAGACAGGGCATCTACGTGGCCACTTTTCAGGCCCAGCCTCTCACTTAGGAAAACTTGGGGAACATGGCCCCCCTCTAAAAAAAGTTAGGGCTCCTAAAAAAAGGTAGGGAACACGGCAAGTTCAAATAGTGAAAGTTGAAACCATCCAAATTTGGAAGTAGGAATTGCAGCTTTATGCTAGAAACTAAATGGAAATTTTCTCGAAAACCAACTAACTGAAAaagaatatgagcatccagttacGCACTCAATGTGACAATGGAAGCGGCCCTTGTCGTAGAGACATGTATTTTCTAATAAAACCCATGGATGATCCTAGACACTTGGGAAGCAATATTTATGTACGAGCACGACGACGCCATGTCCGTTGGTGACAAGTTGTGCGTGCTGCAAAACCGCCGCCTGAGGCGTCCAAAGTTAGATGACGGAGATGCATATTAAGCTCAAATTGTACATATTCAAGATCTTACAAGCATCCGGGATAGATACAGAGGGTCCACCACACACATGAGTCTCGGAAGAGGGCGATTGCACGAAGATCGGTAGGCAATGCCAAGTCTAGGATTTCTGCACTGGGGGTGGTTGTTCTTCTAACAGCGGCAGTGACTATGGTGGTGTGGTCCCCATTGACATCCGGATCTGGTAAGTGTCTTCCCTACGGATTCATGTGCACACGTAGGAGGAGCAAGGATTATGGCGTCTCCATTCCAGAAACATGTGATAGATGGGACCTCATCCATGAGTTTTTGTCAAGATCTCCTGTGGATGGAAAACCAACAGAGGAGACGACTAACCTCTCAACATGGTTGGGAGGACTGGTTCAGACAGAAAAGCCGGCAACAATGTTCATTTCCATTGATCTAGGGAAGGGCTTCCCAAAACCCTCCAAGTGGACGGTGGCATGCATGGTTTGCTCGTCGAGGCAACTCAATATCAACGCTCTTGGGATAGCCATGCATAGAGCTTGGGGGCTTCATCACGAGGTGCAATTCAAGGACATTGGGGACAACATCTTTGTCTTGGCAAAGCCTCCTAGGCCTCCCCTGGACACTCCGTTGTTGTCCGGCCGACGGCTTCTTCTCTCCCGAGGTTCGTCCAAGGGCAGCGGCATTGCAATGTTTCTAGAGAATCGTCTAAGTCAAGCCGGGTGTGCTCTGCTCCTACCACTTCGTTGCCTTCCGGTGGTATTCGTCCATGTTCTAGGGTGAACATCTCCATATGTCGACGGTACGACGCCTTTCAAGACAGATAAGGAGGCAGGGGCCTTTTTGACAGTGGTaatggatgatgatgtagttccAGAGCCTTGGTGGTTTGGTGTAGGCATGCTCTATTCAACGACCGGCTCTTCCCCC
Protein-coding regions in this window:
- the LOC123168217 gene encoding uncharacterized protein, giving the protein MASPSPLVDFPQHLLEEIFLRLPAAEDLARASATCVTFRRLVTDRHFLRRFRRLHPPPFLAFFDSHRLHPALPPHPSAPAARALALAADFSFSFVPSPHCRRAGRWAVQDIRDGRVLLRHTPFADLAVCDPLHRRYILLPPLPEDLAALVAHPYVVFNPWCQPFLVPLDEDAATTFRVIWVVHCETMAAAIVFSSSTGQWQTAGDLTRLISATGYTLLRRHYAYHCFYWELNPINKLLMLDTRTMEFSFADLPPGEWALNIAIVEAEGRLGMFGIFHETAGDLCYYVKGNKGESSQWQIDKTISIGSGHRHYIKAASKRYLLLGKYVVRRNVSPSVSDSTSILPPLDMPGEECISIDIKTLQLERVCVRSFGFGRYGMHIYTNFPPSLLSAPTI